The following DNA comes from Diceros bicornis minor isolate mBicDic1 chromosome 7, mDicBic1.mat.cur, whole genome shotgun sequence.
CAAAGTACTTGAATTAAAAGGGGGTAAATGTTTATCTACGAGACATCCTATTGTTTAATATATGAAACACAATTTTTCCCATTAAGATTAGACAAAAAGGAGATTATGCTAATGAGAGTACAAATATAGCTTAAAAATTAATTCATGGATAATTGATTTTCCACattgcatttaattttatttcatttgttaaaaTATCCGTAATACACTGAATAAAAATAAGCTAGTCTTAAATacttaaatgaaaatagaaaatagtgGTACTTAATTATATGATCAAATGCCTCTTGTTTTCAGTTGCTGTGGAGCCCTCATACATTTCTGcaacaaagatttttctttacatgtctTATACAAAAAAAGCCTTATCAAAAAAGTCTTTGTAAAGAAtgaaatttttacctttttttcccctcatataTGTACTGACAAGCCCCATTACTTATGTCAATTTATAATACCAGATAAATCCACTTAGGGTCTTTCCTTGTCATTCTTGTAAGAGGACACAGAGATCAAACAGCAAAAGACAGAGAACTGAGGCCCAGTCTACAGACAATAAGGTTGCTATGAAGGCATATACTTTGTTAGATGACAGACAAAAGATATTACGTATAAAAAGGGGGAATAGAAGAGCTACTTGGCTGCTTAATACAATTTATTCTCTTAATTTCAGAATGGCATCAAATACCAGTCATCTGTATCATATTTTGTCAAAATGCTATTAGTGAAATGGTAGATTCCCATGGCTATCCAGTTTCTTTTCAGtggtaactgaaaccacacaACTGCTCTCAATCAACTTGAAATCATCCCAATATGATcgtgtttttaaaataagatttaaaaataaatctaccaTCATTATCACTCATgttttataactatatttattaatttcctcattcagaaagagagaaaagattatACAAATGCTTGCCACTAATATATTCAATATCCTTTTACTTATCCATCTTTCCTTTTCAGATTTCtcttatctgtttttttaaactttattaacTTTTCCATAAAATATTAGACTTGGATTTTGGACCACAATTGATCTTCTTATTGCCTTGACACCTTTAGGATTTATTGAAATGCCCCTCTCCTGTTTCAGAGATGTCGTCAAATTGAGAATCTACAAACATAGTATAATTATAACTCGAAAAAAAAAGTGCCTTCTGATTTAGAGTATGAATAAAAGGGTTAGTCTCCGCATCATATAATAAGAGAAATCAGCTTAGAGCATTGAAAATGAAGTGCCAGCGCCTGACTGTATATATTGGCCCACACATTGTAAATACCTAAAGTTGTAAATCTTGACCTCTATAATCCCTCCTTCAACCACAAACTcctattctttcatttatcttaCTCCCccactcttctcttcatctttgatGCTCTCTAGTCCTTTAATCCTTCCtattaataatataaaacataataGTTCACAAAATGTTgtacattatttaatttaatcttctTAACAATCTGTATTATAATCCCTATTTTggagaaaatgagactcagaTTTAGAGActcacccaagatcacacagctgggacTTCTGATATCAAGATAAATGGAGAGGGAAGATAGTGTATTCTCATCTTACATCAAccatataaataacataaaaaatatatatacttttaaaagaagaaaatatagccaTCCTCAAAAAGGAAGGTCAACTTTTGGAGGACCATAAACCGTGTGTGAGAAAATTGTGTTCCATGTAATGAAGTGGTGAGAGGTGGGAGCAGGAGTCCAGACGTAACCAAGAGGCCTAGTGCAAGGATCCAGGCACATACTGCCACCTTCCAGGCTAGGCACAAGAGAAAAGGATGCCTGTCTTTAGGAAGGAGTAGAGCTTGGGGTAATTCATAGGACAACGTCCCTGGTAACTGGTAAAGTCAGGAAGATTGGGGAGCACCCAAGTTCAGAAAACGAACTCCCAAGTTCCCCATCTGACAGGATATAATGTTCATTCCTTATTCTCACTATCAATGACTCCAACCAAACCTTAGCAGATGTTTCTAGACTTCCCAAAAGATGTGCTGTATAAGCAGGGACCATAGTCTTTCCGGCAACCTGAGCTGCAGTGAGGAATGCATAAAGAAAAGAACTACCAAATGTTGTAAGAGCATTATCTCCATGAAAGAGTACAAACTCAGTAAGAGGTAGGGAGGGGTCAGGGATCATAGATAATTCAAAATATAACTttcaaagaagtaaaattaataCACTCAAATAAGTGAAGATTATTGTATACATGAAAGAAGGAAAGGcacttacaaaaaagaaccaattaaaAATTATGCAACTGAAAAATGGTAGAACTGGGACTCAAACACaggtcttctgcctccaagttCCATGTTCTTTCCTATGATACTACAGTtaccccccacatacacacagacacatatagatgcttatttgcttatttatttagctTCCTCATTACTCTGCCTCTATGCATAGTCTTGACCTCATGGTCCATCAAAGGAGCCCATTATTCTTTTATCTCCACATCATCTACTCCACTCACCTTGAAAATTCATAATCTTGTGGTTCTCAACCTCGGTTGCATATTAGAAATACCtggaaacttaaaaaattatatacactGCAACTACCCTAGACTAATTAAATCAGATCATCTGGGAGTAGGACTCATGCATTGATGTTCTTTTTAGAAGCTCCTTGGATGATTCTATGAGAATAATTGCCTTTATCTAATTTTGTTTCAGAAAGGGCTAATTATTCACCAAAATTTGTGCCTTCCCTTGCATAGTATAAAGTTGTCACTAGGAAGCAGCTGCTGAACTAGGGAGCCCTTCCCGAGCACCACCTATATCAAGGTAGGGCCAGGTGATTAGCTCTCAGCATTAGAATGTGACCTGAAATAATGTGTATCATTTCTGAGAGAAGGAAGTTAAGAAGCAGCATatagttttcattctttttttccatctGCTAAATGGACACAGAAGACTTGAAAGGTCTAGCAAACGCAAAATCACAGGACAGAAGGAGCTGGGTCCATAAATCACCACTTAAAGAAAAGTCATGCTCCGATCAAGTCTTATATCATCATAAGACtgctgagagaaaaatatttattttaagcctctaaattctGGGGTTTATTTCATCAGCTACAGTTACCCAGCTAAATAGAGAAATTGGTACCTTGAAGTGGGTGCTGCTGTGAAAACAAGCTCAAATATTTGGCATTAAATTAGTGATCAGGAAGAGTGTGGTTGGTCTTAAGAGTGTGAATGATGGTCTTTAAGGAGGTTAGTGGCTGGAACATAACAAGCAAAATTTTAGTACTTACATAGCAATGAGGGTACCAAAAATAGAAACCACTATGGTTGCCCATGGGAGGGAAGGGTCAGAGGTAAGGGCATGTGTGTACATTAGGAAAGGCTAAATAAGAATGAGGAGATATAGATATGAAAATAGATAATTACCTATTTTACTACTTCAGATCAAGATAGCTTAATTTGGCATTCAGTTAAAAAACTATTTGAACTGTTTAGTCTGTCTAGGTGGCTCTGATAGTAGGATGCTAATGGAAAGTTTGCTTTAGATGGGAAGCAGAATAACGGTTTTAATTTCCCTTCCAGACTTAATGCTTCTCAGTTGAAGATAAAAATCTGGACTTTTGAAGGCAGGATGACAAGAGATAGATTTGGGAACACAAGCATGCAAGTAATGGAAATAGATGAAGGCACTCAGGAGCAGTAAAAATCAAGAACAAAGAAAAGCTTAAAATGTAGAGGGTATACAAAGTAGAAGCcagtgaaggaatgaataaacaaaataaatcatgATGGTTTCCTTACATAGTACATATCACATTATGTTGCCTGTTTTATATGAGCTTATAATTGAAACAGacggttttgtttttttcaaatgttatttTCCCACCTTGATTTCAAGATCCTTAAATAACAAGAACCACTCTCCcccttcttttatattttccaccCCCAGCACAGTCTTACACATACAGTAAAACTCAACGAATTTTTGATTTGCTAAACTTGGCAAAGAATTCCACTTCCCTCATCCATCCACCCCCAAAAAGCCCAAATCTCTTATTAAAAGCAGTTTTGTAATTTCCTGCATCAACCCCTGCAGGTAAATTTACAGAATTCTTGGCTACAAGTAGTGAGGGTTTAAAGAAACATTGTAATGTATAGGTGGTTTTCTAAGAGATGTTGTATCAAGTTGATGACAATGGGAAAGATCGTGAACCTATGGCTAATTTcttaatgaagaaatagaaagccaAACACAGCCTCTAGTGAGGCACAGAGGAAATAGGAATTGGGAAGTAAGGATTTATGACTTTGGGGCAGATAAGAGTACGAAACAGCTTCTAGCATTATTCACTAAATGGTCCAGCTACTGATTAAATGCATTTAATTTGACACTAGGATGCTGAAATGCACATCATTACAAAACACACCTCACTACAGACCACATGTTCCTTagacttttttcttctcctctaaCCACCCCCTCTTGTATTGAACCTAACCTTCATTCTCTTTCCTATATTGTCTCATTTGAGggcttatatttttttctccctttgatGCATATGGATCTGTGTGTATACATGCTCATGTGCTTTTGGTAGTAGTGGTTTCCAGCATCTTTGGTACTGCACTGTGCCAACTCTTTGATTCTCTTTGAGACTGCCTCACGAACTAAAGAGAAATGTTTGCATGAACTGTTTCTTTTCCCAATGCTGGGTTTTAAATTGTTGAAGTGAGAATGGATCCTCACTGAGCATGGCTAACTAGAAATcagaaaacagataatccaaGTTTCAATTGCTGTTAGGCTGTGGATAAACAGGTAAACGTGGAACAGACAGTACAGAGTGGTGACAGAGGAAGACTAAGGACAAATGCCGCCACAAGTGCACTGGGAAACAGAAAAGTAAATGTAGATGTGGCAGGTGGCGGAAGGGGCTGGCAAGGAATAAATGCTGAAGAGTGGAAAAGGGTAGGAGGTTAGCCTAGGTTGGATAACCTAAGTGTAAGTTTTGGCGTCAAATCCCTAGGTTTAAATTCTTACCTGTAGCCAAGTGATCTTCAGCAATTAAAAGCATGAGCTAAGCCTCAATATTTCCACCTAATTCAAAATTTGAGGATTATATTATATAAGTACATTGCTTAGAACATAACATGGTATTCAGTAATTGACAGCTTTTATAATTATGTTCAAGGATGCAAGGGTCCAAAACAGAACTGTTAGCCTACCAGTGctggcagctttttttttttttttttttttttttttttttgtgaggagatcagccctgagctaacatccgccaatcctcctccttttttgctgaggaagacggccctgggctaacatctgtgcccatcttcctccactttatatgggacaccgccacagcatggcttaccaagcagtgcgtcggtgcgcgcccgggatccgaaccagcgaaccccgggccgccgcagcggagcgcgcgcacttaacggcttgcgccaccgggccggccccggtggcAGCTTTTGAGAAGAGCAAATAGCTGTAAATCAAAGAAAAACCTGTCGCTCACAGGCAGGAGAAAGAGTCAGAAGAGTCACACTCTAGGCCACAAAGCAGTGAACCTTTTACTAAATACTCAAGTTTAAAACCACACAGCTTAACAGTAACTTTAATTTTACCACTAGGTGGCAATGATACAGCTGAATTTCActgacaaattttaaaaacagtgagCAAATCCAGACAGAAATTCCAAGAAGCTTTTTAGtacacattttcattttagaaaaatgaaaaattcttttATATACAATTTAATTTATAGCAGAATGTGTAATTATCTGATTCAATATGTATGTTAACTtctgatgcttttttcctctgtGCACTGAGGCAATTCACGCAACAAACAATTTTTAAACAGTTCTCATCACAggttagtcttttaaaaaaatctggacACAGATCATGAAGATAGCAGAAATTATGGAAAGCTAAAAATCTTTTTGAAGTTTTAGAATTCTAAGAAAGGCACTATAAAATGCAAAGTATTTCAATAACAaagttaaactttttaaaaatgactgacaaagaacaattttcttttttaatttagggCCAAAACATGAAATAATATGGAGACACTTtgcttttaaattacaaattaaattaatattcatATAAGTAAAGTCTTTTCAATGTCTTGAATAAACATATTGATTTACTAAGCAAATTTATAAAAGTTCTGACGAATTCCAGAAGAAATAATACCTTTTTATAAGTGtcaaaataacaaatgaaattcCTAGACTATGACACTTTCCATAGTTATTTCTGCTTTCTTCATAAGAGGTCACAACCTAcggcttatttaaaaataataaaaacttttcttcttttcatacCAAATAAAAGGGGAAGGGATGACAAACTTTTACAAATTATAGACATTTtcaagtacacagtttaaaaaaaaaaaaaaaagctttcaaatTCCCAGGATATTGCCCCACATAAAAGGTGGTAACTCATATCACCACATGTAACATTACAAAATCTGTGCTATAAttagatgaataaataataaacctATACTGTTaacaaattcataataaaaagaCTCAATTAAAACAAGCCTATTTATTCCCTTTGTATAAATAACCTAAAGTTCCCAAAATTTTCAACTCCCAGTTTTCTACAATACATCAGAATATCTCTTTATAGATCAGCTTTTATAGATCAACTTTCCAATAGTTTTCTAATTTAGCAACCACTTCCTATATATTTACTTCATTTCCAGAaaaatctctccctctccccacccaaacAAATGTAAGAGAATAGAAGTATGATTTCtaagttatttttataattcatAGATCACTGTTTCCTCCTAATGATTGGACTTCATTTTGAATTATTATAGATCACCCTGAAATCTAACAATATAGATATTTCTCATTCCATCAGCATATGCAGATATACAAAACGGATGACCATTTAAGATGGTTAGCACAAGAAAAGTTTACTGTGGCAGCCCACACAGATCAAATAACAGAATTCAGGAAAGCACTCCATCTGTTCACTGTTACCTGTAACTTTTGCTAGAAAATTTGGGGAATGCCACTGCAATGGAAGGGATAATTATAGATCTACAAAAGTGACTACACGTGTACATGTAATTTATATCTACACAGAATCAGCTTCCAATTATCTGTGCAAATAAAGGGACAAGAGACAGATGATGCAAAACATATAATCCTCAAACAACTTCAGATACATTTTTGTATCTGTATTTCACAGGACCGTCTGAGAATTCAGCACACAAAGAAAATTAAGCCATATTGCAATGAGGTTAAGAGTTACAAACACAATTACCAAAACAATAATAACATTGAAATGCCATTATTGACTTGAGTTCGTCATCTTCTGTTTATTTCTGATGGTGGCTCGAAGTTTACGTATCACCAGTCTATCAGGCAGAATCATATCACCTTGCTGTTCTAGATAATCCAATAAATTTTCAGTCCATTGGAGAGCAGCTGCATGATTAATATGTTTCTCTGGAATCAGTTCTATTTCCTCCTCCTCATTTTCACTGGATTCATCTGTCTGGCCTTGTGCTCTTCTGATGATTTCACTGTCAGTTAATACTTCATAGCCTGGTTCAGTACTGTCCACTTCAAGCCATCTTTCAATGGTCTCAGTAGTCACATTTTCCAATCCTTTCGTGTGTTGCAAAATGGTGGCCACAGTAGCCACTGAAATATCTTCTTCATCAAAGTCCAAGCCTTCTTTCTCCTCTATAGTAGGGAGAATCTTCTTCCATGCTCTGCTAATGGTAACTGGCTTTACTAAATTCCATGCCATTGCTATTTCATAAAGCGCATCTAGCAGAGTTAGCTTCTTCCAGAATGATCTGAGGTCATTACCTTCTTCCAAGTTGTTCTGGAGAAGACCTGCACGGTAGTTTCTCTTCATTGTCGCTATGACTCCCTGATCTGAGGGCTGAATCAACGAAGCCACATTAGGTGGcaaatatttagcaaatatttggcCATCATCTGACCTCAGGACATTTTCATTTGGATGTGTTGGTGAATTATCCAACAAGAGCACAGCCTTTTCCTGCAGGCCTTTGGATCTTAAGTACTCTCGAACTTGTGGCACAAAGATTTTATCAAACCACTGTCGGAAAATGGAAAGATCCATCCAGGCACCTTTTTGGCTGAAATAAGAGACTGGCAGGTTTGAGGTGTCAGTTGACTTGAACGAGCGAGGTTTCTTTGCTTTCCCCACAACACAAAGTTTAAGTTTGTGTAAACCTGTTGCATTGGCACAACACATGATAGTGACTCTTTCTTCAACTGACTTGTGCCCAGAGACAGCGCATTTACCTTTGATTACTGAAGTCCTGGAAGGCAGGCATTTCCAAAAGAGTCCAGTTTCATCTGCATTGTAGATTTGTTCAGGCTGCAGATTCTCACGTTCAATAAAGTCTCGAAAGTTGTTACAAAAATCTTCCACAGCAGTCTCGTCTCCATttaatctttcatttctaatgttaATCTCTCGAATGCTGTGCCGCTGCTTAAAACGAGTTAACCAACCGGCAGAGGGGTTAAAATCACCATCCATTCCCAAAGCGTAAAAGAAGAATTCCGCTCTTTTTGCACAAATTGGTCCGGACACGGGATTCCCTTTTGCTCTTTGCTGGTTGAACCATTCCAGCATGGCTCTGTCCAGTTCCTCATACATGGATGGCTTCATAGATTTCCTCTTGGCCAGAAGACTTGTGGAATCAGAACTGCTTGCATAAGTTAtaatcttttccttattttttcttatatccCGAACTGTTGTCTCACCGATTCCATATATCACTGCCAGTTGTTTGGAAGAACCTCCGTCTTCCAGTTTCTTGATTATATCAAGCTTATCTTTAATAGTCAACACCACTCGCTTCCGTTTCCCTGACATGGTGTGGCTCTGGGACTCAGGGACTCCCCCGACACTCACACTGAAGCAATCCCCCAAATCTTCCTTCTCTCACACAGGCTCACTCCAACACAGTCTTACACCCTCAAGTCTTTCAACCTTACCAGGAACCTCGTGGCCCTGCCCCCGTCCCCGGTTGGGCTTGGCCGGTAAGCAGACcgcagaggagagggagaggagaggaagtttGAAGAAACAGGCCTTTAACTTAGACGAGCAGTAGAGGAGGCCCCAAGTCACCGCGGATAATCTGGTTTACAAACATTGGTTTTATTCCCCCAGTGGCCGCGAGAAAGACTCTAACCCCATCGTGACCACGATGACCTCCTTCACGCCCAGATCCGGGGTGAGCGCCCGTCCCTAACCCCTGCCACACCCCAAAGTTACCGCAAGAGCGGAAGAGCCAGGCAGTCGGGGACTTGTCCCCTTCCCCAGGGGGACAGTTACGTTTGCTCCCTTCCCCAGCAGCCAGCGTTCCACCGCAAGCCCCACTTGCCCGCGCTGGGCTGAGCCTGCACGGTCCTCCCGGCCCCTGACAGCCCGCCGGGCCCCGCTCCCCACCTCAGTCACAACCGGGACCCCGCACCGCTCCCCGACTACCGCGCGGCGACCGCTCCGCCCCCGGCACAAGCTCCCGGAAGACGCCCCCTCccgccgcccggccccgcccttTGCCGCGCCCAGAGGCGGGACTTCCCCTGGTCCCCGGAAAGAGGAGGAGTGTCGCTAGTCTGGAGCCGGTGCCTGGGGCGGAGGCAGAAGCGGAGGAGGTTTGAAAGGTGAGAGCGCGGGGGCGGCGCGGAGCCAGCCCGGGGCGGGGACTCAGTGTCGCTCCTGCTGCTAGTGGTTCGTTAGCGGGGCGGGAGAAGCCGCGCCTCCCGGCGGGCGGGGAAAAAAATTCCCGCGGGCGCCCTCGGGGTGGGCGGGGCAGCTCCCCTCCGCGCTCTTCTCCACACGCTAGCCCCCTGGGCTGAGCTGCCGTGGGCGGGTGTCAGTTCTTTCCGCGACAGGGAAGTGGTTAGTACTCACGTGAGGAGCTCGAGTGGTGTTTTCGCGGGTTTCTGGCCTTTCCAGACCCTTGTTGTTTTCTGGGTGCGGAGCTCTTCTAGGTTCCGGGGGTTTGTGTCGTCCCGCGCACGTCACTGTGAAGCTGTGTGTAAGGGTCCCGTTGCCTAGCTACGGCGCCCCTCCCTCCTGGAGGCCGAGTAGCGGACTGGCAGGTGTGCTGCGCTGGGTACCTGCGTACCGCCAAAGAGCCAGGTTTGTAATCATGCAAATGACTCTGGTGTTAAGCCCCGAAAGGATCTGTTCCTTGCTCTGCCACTCCTGCTGGATTTAGCGAACCAGCTTCAGTGTTACAGAGTTTAATGAATACTGTAGTTGTCCTGGATGCCAAAGCTGGCAAGGACCCACTTTATGCGAAATTGTGGAGTATTGATTGTGGACcatgatgctaagtgaaggaaATTGGCTTTCCTCTCtttatgtttcttcttcttttcctatttcCTATTTCTCTCGTCTTGTGCTACCCTAATTTCCAGCCAGTGGAAGAATTGTGATAAATTTATTCACAGCAATGTGATAACTTAATCAAAAGCATACAATGTAGCCCTTAAATCATGTCTTATGCTGGCTTGTTATGGTGTCCCTAGTAATTTAATCAGATTGTCAGCTCCTTGGGAGCACAGGCCGTGTTGTTGATTTATTCTAGTAACGCCACAGCCTGTGCTGGCACATAGTGTACATTCAATAACTATGTCTTTGGTTTAATAACGTTTTCTCTCCAAACAGTCATATAAAAGAAAACGTCAAGGAGGGGTGATGTTTTATAAATAGGAATGCATCCCTTCTGATGGACTTTCAAGTAATGGTTGGGGTTCTACTGCCCTTCAAACCTTACAGTGTAAACTACCACCTACATTGTTGATAGGGCAAGTAAGTGATTCCCAGAATCAGTTTTTTCTTGAGGGTGAATTAGCCTCAAAGGCTAGAAGACAGGATATTTCTTCTGAGGAGAAATTCAAGTGGCATCATCAAAATACTTTCTTTTAGATGTAAAGTTACTATGTGAGAGAAAGCAATATGGATTATCACCTTTAACTTACATTCTTTGGCAGACAGCGCAGCTGTGTATGTGCCTCTTAGGTGATATTAAGCATGAAGCACAAAGATGAGATAGTATTGATCatcttcattcacttatttaatgCTTTCTGTTTggagtctctgtttttctctttgcctaAAGGTAAGATATCATTAAAGAAGCTTGATTAAATTCTCATTTCAAGAAAGTGAATGTATACTCAGCATATATAGAAATTACATCCATTTGCATGAGTTCTTTTTTGAGTGAATTCTAGCGACCAAGAAACGTCTTACCCATCAACATAGCTTTACCTTCTCATTTCTCTCCCCAGGTTCAGTTCActcatcttttctctctgttgtcaTTTTTCCCTCCCCAGCTAACATAAGTAAAAGTAAAATGACTTAAaaagagaagccaagaatattCAAATTATCTTCTTTTTCAATTGACATTATTGATATAAATGGCAATTATGAAATGTGAAGAAAGACCCTGGAAATTTGGCAGTTGGCCAAATGAAacgatttatttaaataaaatttgcctCCTCAAATGTTCAATACTGCAGTTTTCCAGAATAAATTTTTCCTCATCATACactgtttttctttgaaatttttacttTTGGAATCAATGGAGAATCCCTTAAATTTTGTGATCATTGTCATCAATAAGATGGTAGAGGGAAGTCTgcaaattttcatcttttttgcaCATTCTTTTCTTGCCTCTTGGATAAAAAATTTCCAGAAGTTCCTGGCCTAACTCATGTACACTAAAATTCagttacataataataataaaaaagcatgTTTGTAAACTCTaaactattttaataattattttctgaaaCTAAATTTAGCATGACTGAGAGATaaaataatgactttttaaagGCATAATTTTACTACTTTGTACAAATATAATATTGGCAGCAGTCATTGGTAGCACTGGACGGGGAATCAGGAGACCCTGGTTTCTAATCCCTGCCCTGTCACTAACAAGCTGTGTGATCTTCGGTAAGTTATTTAAACTCTATGTCCTTGGCtttgatttttataaatgaagataGATAATGTCTTCCTTCTAGGATCATTGTCAGGATTTAAAAATAGATATGAAAATTACTGTACATATAGGATTTTTTTATAGCTTAACTGTGTGCAGTCATAGGTGTTTTTATAGTGTGACATTCTTAATTGTTTCTACCATTGTCATAGAAATCACCTATTGATATGATAAATAACTTTTTTGAGCAAggtatagttttgcaagataattATCTAGTGTATATGAAACTGCTTTTGAGTACTAATAAAATCATCTTTCACTTTAATGTTCCTACTGTGCATATTTGCTTTAGTGTATCTACTGAAAACATATTTGTCATTtgttttcataaatgttttttcattatttctcccAATTCAGACAGATTTGTTAGGCTTACCTTCTTATTACAGTGTAATGCACATACATGTGTATGCAAATTTAactatatttgctttaaaaaatacttttttgtaCTATGTGCCTTCAAAATATAAGCTGCCTAGTTGATCTGgtgcttaattaaaaaaaaatgacagtaatCTGTTTAACCTGGAGAAGAAACTGGGTGGACATATTGTGAAGCAGTATGATGTACAAGAAAACTATACTTTTAAAGAGTAatatagagatttttaaaaagggtaATTTTGACCTCACCACACACAATTTTCGTCTTTGCTGATTTTAATGTAAGCTTTCTATAAGATGCAACTCAAGTCTAATTTCAAATAGCAGAATATTTGGACTATTGACTAGGATTTATTAGATTGCTATCACAATGCTGGCTGTATCTTGTAGCAGTCACTGTCATAAGGTCATACCTCAGCCTACAGTATAAAGATAATTTATGGTGTATAATCTTAGCAACTGTTGTTGTTCTGATTTTACATGAGGTATTACCATTATAGAAATAGTCACATAGCCTTATAAACATAACAGAATTTGTACAATGAGTAGTACCACCCCCCCCAAAATAGTAATAATCTTGGGAATTATAAACTTGCTTCAGTAGTACTGCCATTGCTCAAAACATTTTTGGCATTCTGTGCTTGGAATTACCTTCAGAGTTTgctgcacatttaaaaaatatctttaatggTAGTTAATCTTCATCTTTTGAAATTGGATTTTATTTCTGGAAGCCACTAACAGTCCTTTGTAACTGAGACAAGTATTAAAGTAGGTATTTAAATTAGTCTTTGGGATAAAAAATGAAGTgtgattattttcatatttttatgtattttttgataCTATGGTTTACAGAAAATCTCTGGGAATATTCCGTGCCATGGTAAAAATATTGGAATAATCGGCCTCATAAGGTGATTTCTTTGAAGGAGATAGCACTCACTTGAATACATAAGCTCATATACATGTATTATGAGGTCAGTCTCGTTACATTGTGATCATATTTCTGTCCTTAGCAACCGCAGAAGTACATACGTCTTACTGTTTTGCTAGTTATCTTACTTGTCTCTAATTGTTCCTTTACTGTATACTTGTGATGATTTTAATGGAGTTCACCGTTTTCTGAATCAGAAACCTAGAgcatttgttttccttctcaaTATCACGCTCTGCTTCACCatgaaacttttttgttt
Coding sequences within:
- the JRKL gene encoding jerky protein homolog-like, yielding MSGKRKRVVLTIKDKLDIIKKLEDGGSSKQLAVIYGIGETTVRDIRKNKEKIITYASSSDSTSLLAKRKSMKPSMYEELDRAMLEWFNQQRAKGNPVSGPICAKRAEFFFYALGMDGDFNPSAGWLTRFKQRHSIREINIRNERLNGDETAVEDFCNNFRDFIERENLQPEQIYNADETGLFWKCLPSRTSVIKGKCAVSGHKSVEERVTIMCCANATGLHKLKLCVVGKAKKPRSFKSTDTSNLPVSYFSQKGAWMDLSIFRQWFDKIFVPQVREYLRSKGLQEKAVLLLDNSPTHPNENVLRSDDGQIFAKYLPPNVASLIQPSDQGVIATMKRNYRAGLLQNNLEEGNDLRSFWKKLTLLDALYEIAMAWNLVKPVTISRAWKKILPTIEEKEGLDFDEEDISVATVATILQHTKGLENVTTETIERWLEVDSTEPGYEVLTDSEIIRRAQGQTDESSENEEEEIELIPEKHINHAAALQWTENLLDYLEQQGDMILPDRLVIRKLRATIRNKQKMTNSSQ